A genomic stretch from Lysobacter soyae includes:
- a CDS encoding SET domain-containing protein — translation MAKKHKKIERRESDIHGNGVFATEAIAKGERVVRYKGALRTHAEVDEEYGQVEEDGHTFLFTLNDEYVIDANQEGNVARWINHSCSPNCEAVLDENEKGKRHKDKVYIEAIRDIRPGEELTYNYGITLDEPHTPALKKLWGCRCGCKNCTGTMLQPKEGEKKAEKKKKVAKRK, via the coding sequence ATGGCAAAGAAGCATAAGAAGATTGAGCGTCGCGAGTCGGATATTCACGGTAATGGCGTGTTCGCCACCGAAGCCATCGCCAAGGGCGAACGCGTGGTCCGTTATAAGGGCGCTTTGCGCACACATGCGGAGGTTGATGAGGAATACGGTCAGGTCGAGGAAGACGGACACACCTTCTTGTTCACACTCAACGATGAGTATGTGATCGATGCCAATCAGGAAGGCAATGTCGCGCGCTGGATCAATCACAGCTGCTCACCGAACTGCGAAGCGGTGCTCGACGAAAACGAGAAAGGCAAACGCCACAAGGACAAGGTCTACATCGAGGCGATTCGTGATATCCGCCCCGGCGAAGAACTGACGTACAACTACGGCATCACGTTGGATGAGCCGCATACGCCGGCGTTGAAGAAATTGTGGGGCTGCCGCTGCGGCTGCAAAAATTGCACCGGCACGATGTTGCAGCCCAAAGAAGGCGAGAAAAAAGCCGAAAAGAAAAAGAAAGTCGCCAAGCGCAAATAA
- a CDS encoding SUF system Fe-S cluster assembly regulator encodes MLRIARLTDYATVVMTVLAEAPDAVLSTTELAERAGLEATTVAKVLKPLAQSGLVEGFRGSAGGYKLARDAHRISLGDVVEAMEGPLAMTECCSQQSGCSIAQGCRSRHAWQRVNHLIADALRATPLLASEGQHK; translated from the coding sequence ATGCTCCGCATCGCCCGACTCACCGATTACGCCACCGTCGTCATGACGGTCCTGGCGGAAGCACCCGACGCGGTGCTGAGTACCACCGAGCTTGCGGAACGTGCCGGCCTCGAAGCCACCACCGTGGCCAAGGTGCTCAAGCCGTTGGCACAAAGCGGACTGGTCGAAGGTTTTCGCGGCAGTGCCGGTGGCTACAAGCTGGCGCGCGACGCCCATCGCATATCGTTGGGTGACGTGGTCGAAGCCATGGAAGGACCGTTAGCCATGACCGAATGCTGCAGCCAACAATCCGGCTGCTCGATCGCGCAAGGCTGTCGCTCGCGTCATGCCTGGCAGCGGGTCAATCATCTGATCGCCGACGCATTGCGGGCTACTCCGCTGTTGGCGTCCGAAGGACAACACAAATGA
- the sufB gene encoding Fe-S cluster assembly protein SufB, translating to MNTRNAEITEQLGRRYEAGFITEIESESLPPGLNEDIIRALSAKKDEPEWMTEWRLQAFRHWLTMDTPEWAYLNIAPIDFQAISYYSAPKAKYNSLDEVPQELLDTYDKLGVPLHERAKLAGVAVDAVFDSVSVGTTVHKELVERGIIFCSMSEAIKNHPDLIKQYLGTVVPVGDNYFAALNSAVFSDGSFVFIPEGVKCPMELSTYFRINAGHTGQFERTLIVCESRAQVSYLEGCTAPMRDENQLHAAVVELVALEDADIKYSTVQNWYPGDENGVGGIYNFVTKRAECRGDRSKVTWTQVETGSAITWKYPSCVLKGDDSVGEFHSVALTHHRQQADTGTKMIHVGKRTKSKIVSKGISAGHGQNTYRGLVRVESGAEGARNHTQCDSLLIGKHCGAHTFPYIVAKHPSATIEHEATTSKISDDQLFYCRSRGIGEEDAVSMIVDGFCRQVFRELPMEFAVEAKKLLEVSLEGAVG from the coding sequence ATGAACACGCGTAACGCAGAAATCACCGAACAACTCGGTCGCCGCTACGAAGCGGGCTTCATCACCGAGATCGAATCGGAATCGTTGCCGCCCGGCTTGAACGAAGACATCATCCGCGCCTTGTCGGCAAAGAAAGACGAGCCGGAATGGATGACCGAGTGGCGCCTGCAGGCCTTCCGCCATTGGCTGACCATGGACACGCCGGAATGGGCCTATCTCAACATTGCGCCCATCGACTTCCAAGCCATCAGCTACTACTCGGCACCCAAAGCCAAATACAACTCGCTTGATGAAGTGCCGCAAGAGCTCCTCGATACCTACGACAAGCTGGGTGTGCCGCTGCATGAGCGGGCGAAGCTCGCCGGCGTCGCGGTGGATGCCGTGTTTGATTCGGTCAGTGTCGGCACCACGGTCCACAAGGAGTTGGTCGAGCGCGGCATCATTTTCTGCTCGATGTCCGAAGCGATCAAAAACCACCCGGATCTGATCAAACAATATTTGGGCACGGTTGTACCGGTCGGCGACAATTACTTTGCCGCGCTCAATTCCGCCGTCTTCTCCGACGGCAGCTTCGTCTTCATTCCGGAGGGCGTGAAGTGCCCGATGGAACTCTCGACCTATTTCCGCATCAATGCCGGCCACACCGGTCAGTTCGAGCGCACCTTGATCGTCTGCGAAAGCCGCGCGCAAGTGAGCTACCTGGAAGGCTGCACCGCACCGATGCGCGACGAGAACCAATTGCACGCCGCTGTGGTGGAGCTGGTCGCACTCGAAGATGCCGACATCAAATATTCGACCGTGCAGAACTGGTATCCCGGCGATGAAAACGGCGTCGGCGGCATTTACAACTTCGTGACCAAACGCGCGGAATGCCGCGGTGACCGCAGCAAGGTCACTTGGACCCAAGTGGAAACCGGCTCGGCCATCACCTGGAAGTATCCGAGCTGCGTATTGAAAGGCGACGACAGTGTGGGTGAATTCCATTCGGTTGCACTCACCCATCACCGTCAGCAAGCCGATACCGGCACAAAGATGATCCACGTGGGCAAACGCACCAAGTCAAAGATCGTCAGCAAAGGCATCAGCGCCGGCCATGGTCAAAACACCTATCGCGGCCTGGTCCGGGTGGAAAGCGGTGCCGAAGGCGCGCGTAACCATACCCAATGTGATTCGCTTCTGATCGGCAAGCATTGCGGTGCGCACACGTTCCCTTACATCGTGGCCAAACACCCCAGCGCCACCATCGAACACGAAGCCACCACGTCGAAGATCAGTGACGACCAATTGTTCTACTGTCGTTCGCGCGGTATCGGCGAAGAAGACGCCGTCTCCATGATCGTCGACGGTTTCTGCCGCCAAGTTTTTCGCGAGCTGCCGATGGAATTCGCCGTCGAAGCCAAGAAGTTGTTGGAAGTCTCGCTCGAAGGTGCGGTGGGCTAA
- the sufC gene encoding Fe-S cluster assembly ATPase SufC — protein MLSIENLHARVESREILKGLQLEVKPGEVHAIMGPNGAGKSTLGNVLSGRDGYEITEGSVQFEGRDLLALEPEERAALGVFLAFQYPVEIPGVNNTYFLRTALNAQRQAQGKPALDSVEFLKLVREKIKVLHLPDTLLARGVNEGFSGGEKKRNEIFQLAVLEPKLAILDETDSGLDIDALKAVADGVNALRSPDRSFIVITHYQRLLDYIKPDVVHVLADGRIVETGGPELALELEAHGYAWIKDRIGPTAVSTP, from the coding sequence ATGTTGTCCATCGAAAACCTACACGCCCGCGTCGAATCGCGGGAAATCCTCAAAGGTCTTCAGCTCGAAGTGAAGCCCGGCGAAGTGCACGCCATCATGGGCCCCAACGGTGCCGGCAAATCCACGTTGGGCAATGTGCTCTCAGGTCGTGACGGCTATGAAATCACCGAGGGCTCGGTGCAATTCGAAGGCCGCGATCTGCTGGCATTGGAACCGGAAGAACGTGCCGCGCTCGGCGTGTTTCTGGCGTTCCAATACCCGGTGGAAATCCCGGGCGTCAACAACACGTATTTCTTGCGCACCGCCTTGAATGCACAACGCCAAGCGCAGGGCAAACCGGCATTGGACTCGGTCGAATTCTTGAAACTGGTGCGCGAAAAAATCAAAGTGCTGCACTTGCCCGATACCTTGTTGGCACGGGGCGTCAACGAAGGTTTCAGCGGCGGTGAAAAAAAGCGCAACGAGATTTTCCAACTCGCGGTGTTGGAACCCAAGCTTGCGATCCTTGACGAAACCGACAGCGGGCTCGATATCGACGCGCTCAAAGCGGTGGCAGATGGCGTCAACGCCCTGCGCTCGCCGGACCGCTCTTTCATTGTGATCACCCACTATCAACGTCTGCTCGACTACATCAAGCCGGATGTGGTGCACGTCTTGGCGGACGGTCGCATCGTTGAAACCGGTGGTCCCGAGCTCGCGCTGGAATTGGAAGCGCATGGCTACGCCTGGATTAAAGACCGGATCGGTCCGACGGCAGTGTCGACCCCATGA
- the sufD gene encoding Fe-S cluster assembly protein SufD yields MSALLESLTQPQNPLSSETRLQAIRNAGLPGRREEAWRTTALRAYERRSFAAATTPSVDAADIAHIPAPRVVFANGHYVAELSDLKGSEGQLSIAVGPGNNAYQIESSPARFLEDIVEAQNGQGLNVTVLAGKTAHLHWVNLAQSAEADVVWHAQHHVQVMEGAKLCLIEHHVGNAGASHLSNSVCTLRLDANAQCEHLRVQTLGAAMLSFTSTHASLERGAHYRRLDLEFGAALARHVLDVELRGEDAFCEAHGVAVASDKQHLDTRLNVSHIGKNARCDLRWRGIANGRSRIITHGGIRIRQGADGSDAAFNSRNILLSNTATVESQPVLEIHADEVKAAHGSTVGQLDSNALFYLRARGIPEEKARAILTRAFGNEVIDLIEDSVLAEAANAALATAMREKTL; encoded by the coding sequence ATGAGCGCACTGCTTGAAAGCCTGACGCAACCGCAGAATCCGCTGAGTTCGGAAACTCGGCTGCAAGCGATCCGCAATGCCGGATTGCCAGGGCGCCGCGAAGAAGCTTGGCGCACCACGGCGCTGCGCGCCTATGAACGCCGCAGCTTTGCCGCAGCGACAACGCCGTCGGTGGACGCTGCGGATATCGCCCATATTCCGGCGCCGCGCGTGGTGTTTGCGAATGGCCATTACGTGGCGGAGCTCAGCGATCTGAAAGGCAGCGAGGGCCAGTTGTCGATTGCGGTCGGTCCCGGCAACAACGCTTACCAAATTGAATCCTCGCCCGCGCGTTTCCTTGAAGACATCGTCGAAGCCCAAAACGGCCAAGGCTTGAATGTCACCGTCCTAGCCGGAAAGACGGCCCATCTGCATTGGGTCAATCTCGCTCAATCTGCCGAGGCGGATGTGGTCTGGCACGCCCAACACCATGTGCAAGTGATGGAGGGCGCCAAGCTTTGCCTCATCGAGCACCATGTGGGCAACGCAGGCGCCTCGCATCTGTCGAATAGCGTGTGCACCTTGCGTTTGGATGCCAACGCGCAGTGTGAGCACCTGCGCGTGCAAACGCTCGGCGCCGCCATGCTCAGCTTCACCAGCACGCATGCCAGTTTGGAACGCGGCGCGCACTACCGCCGACTCGACCTTGAATTCGGCGCGGCCCTGGCGCGGCATGTCTTGGATGTGGAACTGCGTGGCGAAGACGCTTTTTGCGAGGCACACGGTGTTGCCGTCGCCAGTGACAAGCAACATCTGGACACGCGTTTGAATGTCAGCCATATCGGCAAGAACGCCCGCTGCGATTTGCGCTGGCGCGGTATCGCCAATGGTCGCTCGCGCATCATCACGCATGGCGGCATCCGCATCCGGCAAGGCGCCGACGGCAGTGATGCCGCATTCAATTCCCGCAACATCTTGCTGTCCAATACCGCGACGGTCGAATCACAGCCGGTGCTTGAAATCCACGCTGATGAAGTCAAGGCCGCGCACGGCTCGACGGTCGGACAACTAGATAGCAACGCCCTGTTCTATTTGCGCGCACGCGGCATCCCGGAAGAAAAAGCGCGGGCGATTCTCACGCGCGCTTTCGGCAATGAAGTGATCGACTTGATTGAAGACAGCGTCTTGGCAGAGGCCGCCAATGCCGCTTTGGCCACGGCGATGCGGGAAAAGACCTTGTGA